The proteins below are encoded in one region of Belonocnema kinseyi isolate 2016_QV_RU_SX_M_011 chromosome 1, B_treatae_v1, whole genome shotgun sequence:
- the LOC117178266 gene encoding ester hydrolase C11orf54 homolog yields MTITIRSLERRLSSSTKLSPFASMQALRLSANAQPAVDPAKLKIVKRTLHVPPLDEIKTVFHEALSKNFAEVKVEIVDSPDLTEPPFHLATPGLSGRPTILDVGGISFYSNEIEKQKLYDIETLVKHLGYTKELLVIGAAHGPWPHLKKDSDVVVNTVLNKPKSAARSYGITVDETRGKIEFQALPLNETRFSVLGNLFLSEGKPGKVLKVFAKKRTGKDSFIFSMRRSIENRYGKKLVGIGGAFVIQKGSTLQYFPNLLNKPLAEGSRMRRVNSYYLYDSSPPQIAVGTFVSANTDLDLIPHHFHTFSDHKEGGHYLVDSSPETVEYLGYFTPGEVLYKVDQAPPGKAPAVPIPENY; encoded by the exons atgactatcaccatcaggtctctcgAACGTAGATTAAGCAGCAGCACAAAGTTGtctcccttcgccagtatgcaagcTCTTAGATTGTCCGCC aacGCACAACCTGCAGTAGATCCAGCAAAACTGAAAATTGTGAAGAGAACATTGCACGTACCTCCTTTAGATGAAATAAAAAcgg TTTTTCATGAGGCACTTTCAAAAAACTTTGCTGAAGTTAAAGTCGAAATCGTTGATTCTCCCGACCTTACAGAACCACCTTTCCATCTAGCAACTCCtg GGCTGTCTGGTAGACCAACAATTTTAGATGTTGGGGGAATTTCTTTCTATTCTAATGAaatcgaaaaacaaaaattatacgatATTGAAACTCTCGTCAAACATCTGGGCTATACAAAGGAACTATTAGTAATCGGTGCTGCTCATGGTCCCTGGCCTCATCTTAAAAAAGATTCAGAT GTTGTAGTAAACACTGTTTTAAATAAACCGAAATCAGCCGCAAGATCCTATGGTATAACAGTCGATGAAACTCGAGGAAAGATTGAATTTCAGGCCCTGCCTTTAAATGAAACTCGATTTTCAGTACTgggaaatttatttctaagtgaaGGAAAGCCCGGGAAGGTACTAAAAGTTTTCGCTAAGAAACGAACAGGCAaggatagtttcattttcagtatgAGAAGGAGTATTGAAAATCGCTATGGAAAGAAGCTTGTTG GCATTGGTGGAGCCTTCGTAATACAAAAAGGATCAACATTACAATATTTcccaaatttgttaaataaacctTTGGCTGAAGGAAGCAGGATGAGAAGAGTCAATTCTTACTACCTTTACGATAGTTCACCTCCGCAGATCGCAGTCGGTACTTTTGTTTCTGCCAACACG gacCTTGATCTAATACCGCATCACTTTCATACGTTTTCTGATCATAAAGAAGGCGGACATTATCTTGTAGACTCTTCCCCGGAAACTGTAGaatatttaggatattttacaCCCGGAGAAGTACTTTACAAAGTAGATCAAGCTCCACCTGGCAAGGCACCTGCAGTTCCGATTCccgaaaattactaa